The proteins below are encoded in one region of Gambusia affinis linkage group LG07, SWU_Gaff_1.0, whole genome shotgun sequence:
- the LOC122833589 gene encoding uncharacterized protein LOC122833589 — MEKAIAERVKFVKLKGLCFGCLSFGHQSKKCEKRSICNTCKRKHPTCLHEERDKEFRRNKDCDKEQREVKETKEQGKETSSEAISNRVIQGHKTDLTSTMIPVWLSTASKPEQEMLVYALLDSQSDTTFVLKEKADALDTEKRDVQLKLSTLSSKDSVVPSQRLSGLQIRGFYSSKRIPLPMTYTREFIPANLSHIPTPKTARAWPHLEHLAEEIAPLIECDVALLIGYNCSQALVPREVVSGKDNEPFAQKTDLGWTIVGGVDHCVDYGDIIGCSHRIIVKEVTPNPPSDQLSKEVHFICHTQVKEVFMPSDVIKVLESDFNERKVEDSHLSQEDLRFISIMENGVKIQEDGHCELPLPFKEDRPILPNNKNCAEHRLKCLKKRFGKDKQYHSDYVKFMNETIECGDAVKVPPEELHKHPAWYIPHHGVYHPQKPGKIRVVFDCSAKYEGVSLNDHLLTGPELTNTLVGVLCRFRKGQVAVMCDIKRMFHQFRVRVEDQDYFRFLWWDDGDFHSTPSVYRMRVHLFGAASSPACANFGLKYIAAQGQGQFSEATIKFIERNFFVDDGLISFHSEKEAVHLVNEAKQLCQTGKLQLNKFVSNSTQVLNSLPKEDCADTVKSQDLALGEQQTDRALGIKWCVASDHFQFQVVVKEHPLSRRGVLSTVASIFDPLGLVAPFVLLGKQILQQMCRDKADWDAPLSSELKPRWESWLSDVKNLADVKIDRCYLPKDFKEVQKYELHYFSDASVTAVYPSEDGCVRKVQLLISDSALDRHGKRLTKQIHLDRPIHKTVTLLEAG; from the exons ATGGAGAAAGCCATAGCTGAAAGAGTGaagtttgtgaaattaaaaggaCTATGTTTTGGATGTCTCAGTTTTGGACACCAATCcaagaaatgtgaaaagagaAGTATTTGTAATACCTGTAAGAGAAAACACCCAACATGTTTACATGAAGAACGAGACAAAGAGTTCAGAAGAAATAAGGACTGTGATAAAGAACAAAGGGAAGTcaaagaaaccaaagaacaagGTAAAGAAACATCAAGTGAAGCAATCTCAAACCGTGTTATCCAAGGTCATAAGACCGATCTTACATCTACAATGATTCCAGTTTGGTTATCCACAGCAAGCAAACCAGAACAGGAAATGCTAGTATACGCCCTTCTGGATAGTCAAAGCGACACTACATTTGTTCTCAAAGAAAAGGCAGATGCTCTGGACACAGAAAAAAGAGATGTACAGTTAAAGCTCTCTACATTGTCATCTAAAGATTCTGTTGTTCCAAGTCAAAGGCTCTCAGGGCTACAAATCAGAGGTTTTTACTCTTCAAAGAGAATCCCTCTTCCTATGACATATACTAGAGAATTTATTCCTGCCAATTTAAGCCATATCCCCACACCAAAGACAGCAAGAGCATGGCCTCACCTGGAGCACCTTGCTGAAGAGATTGCCCCTTTGATTGAATGCGATGTTGCTTTGTTAATAGGTTATAACTGTTCACAAGCATTGGTACCAAGAGAAGTTGTCTCAGGAAAGGACAATGAGCCCTTTGCTCAAAAGACAGACCTCGGCTGGACAATAGTCGGAGGTGTTGATCATTGTGTTGACTATGGAGACATTATTGGATGTAGTCACAGGATAATTGTCAAGGAAGTGACACCCAATCCACCATCTGATCAGCTGTCTAAAGAGGTGCACTTTATTTGTCACACTCAGGTCAAAGAGGTTTTCATGCCATCAGATGTTATTAAAGTTCTCGAATCTGATTTTAATGAAAGGAAAGTGGAAGATTCTCATCTCTCTCAAGAGGATTTACGCTTTATTTCCATAATGGAGAATGGAGTGAAAATTCAAGAAGATGGACATTGTGAGCTACCTTTACCATTTAAGGAAGATAGACCAATTCTACCAAACAACAAGAACTGTGCAGAACACAGACTCAAGTGTCTCAAAAAGAGATTTGGAAAGGATAAACAATATCACAGTGACTATGTGAAGTTTATGAATGAAACAATAGAGTGTGGAGATGCAGTAAAGGTGCCTCCTGAAGAACTGCACAAACACCCAGCATGGTACATACCTCACCATGGGGTTTACCATCCCCAAAAACCGGGAAAAATAAGAGTGGTGTTCGATTGTTCAGCAAAGTATGAAGGAGTCTCATTGAACGATCACCTGTTGACAGGACCAGAGTTAACCAACACACTTGTAGGAGTCCTGTGCAGATTCCGAAAGGGACAAGTAGCAGTGATGTGCGACATCAAACGCATGTTTCATCAATTCAGAGTCAGAGTAGAAGATCAAGACTATTTTCGCTTCCTGTGGTGGGATGATGGAGATTTCCATTCCACTCCATCGGTCTACCGCATGCGTGTCCACCTGTTTGGAGCTGCCTCATCACCAGCCTGTGCCAACTTCGGTCTCAAGTACATTGCAGCACAGGGTCAAGGACAGTTTAGTGAAGCGacaataaaatttattgaaagaaatttttttGTGGACGATGGGTTGATCAGTTTTCACtcagaaaaagaagcagttCATCTGGTGAATGAAGCAAAGCAACTCTGTCAAACTGGGAAACTACAACTTAACAAGTTTGTTTCCAACAGTACTCAAGTACTCAACTCACTTCCCAAAGAAGACTGTGCAGATACGGTAAAATCTCAAGATCTTGCACTTGGTGAGCAACAGACGGACAGAGCTCTAGGCATTAAGTGGTGTGTTGCCTCTGATCATTTCCAGTttcaagtagttgtgaaggagCACCCACTTTCCAGAAGAGGAGTGTTGTCGACTGTGGCCTCCATCTTCGACCCACTTGGACTTGTGGCGCCTTTCGTTTTACTCGGCAAGCAAATATTACAGCAGATGTGTCGTGACAAGGCAGATTGGGATGCACCACTCTCAAGTGAACTCAAGCCACGGTGGGAGTCCTGGCTGTCAGATGTCAAGAACCTTGCAGATGTTAAAATCGATCGTTGTTACCTTCCTAAGGATTTCAAAGAAGTTCAGAAGTATGAACTCCACTATTTTTCAGATGCAAGT GTCACAGCAGTTTATCCAAGTGAAGATGGATGTGTGCGGAAGGTGCAGTTATTGATCAGTGACTCTGCATTAGATCGCCATGGAAAACGACTCACCAAACAAATACACTTAGACAGACCTATACATAAGACAGTCACATTGTTAGAGGCAGGATAG